A stretch of the Gossypium hirsutum isolate 1008001.06 chromosome D07, Gossypium_hirsutum_v2.1, whole genome shotgun sequence genome encodes the following:
- the LOC107953976 gene encoding endoglucanase 11-like precursor yields MGEQSKLSLRHCCLILFSVLTISSTTAFDYGDALMKSLLYFESQRSGRLPYNQRVTWRDHSGLTDGLEQGVDLVGGYYDAGDHVKFGLPMAFTVTMLSWSVIEYRDQIADAGELEHALEAIKWGTDYFIKAHTSPNVLWAEVGDGDTDHYCWQRPEDMTTSRQAYKIDEKNPGSDLAGETAAAMAAASIVFKKTNPHYSHLLLHHAQELFEFGDKYRAKYDGSIGVVKSYYASVSGFMDELLWAALWLHEATDKEDYYLKYVINKAHCFGGIGWAISEFSWDVKYAGVQVLASMLLEKAKHEHEGHVLKQYRSKAEYYLCSCLNKNNATSDNVERTPGGLLYIRQWNNMQYVSTATFLLTVYSDFLRNSNQHLRCPTGTIDPEEILSFAKSQVDYILGSNPMNMSYLVGYGSKYPIRVHHRGASIVSYRENKGFIGCTQGYDNWYSRVEPNPNVLVGALVGGPDCRDNFMDQRDNYMQTEACTYNTAPLVGVFARLLQLEENLEVELVASY; encoded by the exons ATGGGTGAACAGAGTAAGCTAAGCCTTCGCCATTGTTGCCTCATTCTCTTCTCTGTTCTCACCATTTCCTCCACAACAGCGTTTGATTATGGCGATGCATTAATGAAGAGCCTCCTTTACTTTGAATCCCAACGTTCCGGTCGGTTACCGTACAATCAACGTGTTACTTGGCGAGACCATTCTGGCCTCACCGACGGCTTGGAACAAGGA GTGGATTTAGTCGGAGGATACTACGACGCCGGCGATCACGTCAAATTTGGACTCCCGATGGCTTTCACGGTAACAATGTTGTCTTGGAGTGTTATCGAATACCGGGACCAGATCGCCGATGCCGGTGAATTAGAACATGCTTTAGAGGCAATTAAATGGGGGACAGATTACTTCATTAAAGCACACACCAGCCCAAATGTACTATGGGCGGAG GTGGGTGACGGAGACACCGACCATTACTGTTGGCAACGGCCGGAAGATATGACCACTTCACGCCAAGCTTACAAGATCGATGAGAAAAACCCAGGGTCCGATCTCGCCGGTGAGACGGCGGCGGCAATGGCGGCTGCGTCTATCGTGTTTAAGAAAACAAACCCTCATTACTCTCACTTACTCTTGCACCATGCTCAAGag TTGTTTGAGTTTGGGGATAAGTATAGAGCGAAATATGATGGAAGCATAGGGGTGGTGAAGAGCTACTATGCGTCGGTGAGTGGGTTCATGGATGAGTTGTTGTGGGCGGCTTTGTGGCTGCATGAGGCCACCGACAAGGAAGATTATTACTTGAAGTATGTTATAAACAAGGCTCATTGTTTTGGTGGGATTGGTTGGGCTATATCAGAGTTTAGCTGGGATGTTAAATATGCTGGGGTTCAAGTTTTGGCATCAATG TTGTTGGAGAAAGCAAAACACGAGCATGAGGGTCACGTTCTAAAGCAATACCGATCCAAAGCCGAGTACTACCTATGCTCGTGTCTCAACAAAAACAACGCCACCAGCGACAACGTCGAACGTACCCCTGGAGGTCTTTTATACATCCGGCAATGGAACAACATGCAATATGTGTCGACAGCGACATTCCTACTCACTGTCTACTCTGACTTTCTCCGCAACTCAAACCAACACCTCCGGTGTCCCACCGGAACAATTGATCCCGAAGAGATCCTAAGTTTTGCCAAATCTCAAGTAGATTACATACTAGGGTCTAACCCTATGAACATGAGTTACTTAGTGGGCTATGGTTCTAAGTACCCTATTAGGGTGCACCATAGAGGTGCCTCCATAGTATCATACAGAGAAAACAAAGGGTTCATTGGTTGCACCCAAGGCTATGACAATTGGTATAGTCGAGTGGAGCCGAACCCCAATGTGTTGGTTGGAGCATTGGTCGGTGGACCAGATTGTCGAGATAATTTCATGGACCAAAGAGATAATTATATGCAGACCGAGGCCTGCACATACAATACAGCACCATTAGTTGGGGTTTTTGCAAGATTGTTGCAATTAGAGGAAAACCTTGAAGTAGAATTGGTTGCCTCTTATTAG
- the LOC107942049 gene encoding plant UBX domain-containing protein 4 → MEHETHRQGNPTDPNADQNAALINSFIEITSSSKEEALFFLESHQWDLDAAVSTFLDSNSTAALQQPPIAPPVSGAGGVNNSASPSQSDSPDYSPSQSPSRSRSPSPARPARPPYALRSRRNDKKPSGSGGNNARGVRTLADLNRTPPGGSDSDSDEGQDYFTGGEKSGMVVRDPSKHRDVDSIFNQARQAGAVEGSDDYFRPSSSNTRSFSGTARLLSGETVAPPPPPPPEVVTHNITFWRNGFTVDDGPLRQLDDPANATFLESVMGSQCPKELEPADPRTKVDLHLFRRDENYSEPKRRQSAFQGVGRTLGSTSPSTTPSESTTAAGNITTAPAPSMGLVVDTSLPTTSIQLRLSDGTRMISRFNHHHTIRDIRGFIDASQPGGATNYQLQTMGFPPKQLTDLDQTIEQAGIANSVVIQKY, encoded by the exons ATGGAGCACGAAACACATCGGCAAGGAAACCCTACTGACCCAAACGCCGATCAAAACGCTGCTTTGATCAATTCTTTCATTGAAATCACTTCTTCTTCTAAAGAAGAAGCCCTTTTCTTTTTGGAATCTCATCAGTGGGACTTAGACGCCGCCGTTTCGACTTTCCTTGACAGCAATTCTACCGCCGCACTACAACAACCACCGATCGCACCACCTGTTTCTGGCGCTGGTGGTGTTAACAACTCTGCTTCTCCTTCACAGTCCGATTCCCCTGATTACTCTCCCTCTCAATCGCCTTCTCGCTCTCGTTCTCCTTCTCCTGCTCGACCGGCTCGTCCTCCTTATGCGCTTCGGTCGCGCCGTAACGATAAGAAGCCGTCTGGTAGCGGTGGGAATAACGCTCGTGGAGTTCGAACCCTAGCTGATCTGAACCGGACACCTCCTGGTGGGTCCGATAGTGATTCTGATGAAGGACAGGATTATTTCACCGGCGGTGAAAAAAG TGGGATGGTGGTTCGAGATCCTTCGAAGCATCGTGATGTGGATTCGATTTTTAATCAAGCGAGACAAGCTGGAGCGGTTGAAGGATCTGACGATTACTTCCGGCCATCGTCTTCGAACACGAGAAGCTTCAGTGGGACGGCGAGATTACTCTCCGGAGAAACCGTGGCACCTCCTCCTCCTCCGCCACCTGAAGTTGTCACTCACAATATTACTTTTTGGAGGAATGGTTTTACAGTTGATGATGGGCCTTTGCGTCAGCTGGATGATCCTGCCAATGCTACCTTCTTGGAG AGTGTGATGGGGTCTCAATGTCCAAAAGAGCTCGAACCAGCTGATCCAAGAACAAAAGTGGATCTTCACCTCTTTAGACGGGATGAAAACTATTCC GAACCAAAGAGACGCCAAAGCGCGTTTCAAGGTGTTGGAAGAACCCTAGGAAGTACCAGCCCTAGCACTACCCCCTCTGAGTCAACTACTGCAGCCGGTAATATCACCACTGCACCAGCGCCATCAATGGGCCTGGTTGTGGATACATCATTGCCAACAACCTCTATTCAGCTGAGGTTATCGGATGGTACGCGCATGATCTCACGATTCAATCACCATCATACGATCAGAGACATCCGTGGCTTCATCGATGCATCACAGCCTGGCGGAGCAACAAACTATCAGTTACAGACAATGGGGTTCCCTCCTAAACAGCTCACTGATTTGGACCAAACAATAGAGCAAGCCGGCATTGCTAACTCTGTTGTTATCCAGAAATACTAG